Proteins from a single region of Vibrio sp. DW001:
- a CDS encoding Mu-like prophage major head subunit gpT family protein — translation MATEAQIIEALFVSMNASFVKGVSRANPQWDKIATEVPSSGASNFYGWLKDLPEIKEWVGDRQLADVGKHGYAITNKTFESSISISRENVEDDQIGQYSVLAERFGDQVTMFPDKLAYPLLVAGFTTLCYDGQNYFDSDHPLDTTPASTFSNVVGDPSTDTGSPWFLIDNSQTLKPIVYQNRRPFVFKNMNPTEEYTWFNNKFAAGTDGRCEVGFSFPQLAIGSKAALTEANYEAAVKQLGGMKRADGVPLGVRPTTLVVGYANRAAAKKLIERMLIEGGDTNVYFQDVEVIVSPFIA, via the coding sequence ATGGCGACTGAAGCTCAAATTATTGAAGCGTTGTTTGTATCAATGAACGCCTCGTTCGTGAAAGGTGTTTCACGAGCAAACCCACAATGGGACAAGATTGCTACTGAAGTTCCGTCTTCTGGTGCCTCTAACTTCTATGGTTGGTTGAAAGACTTACCAGAGATTAAAGAATGGGTAGGTGACCGACAGCTGGCTGATGTGGGTAAGCATGGTTACGCCATTACAAACAAGACGTTCGAAAGCTCTATCTCTATCAGCCGTGAAAATGTTGAAGATGACCAAATCGGTCAGTACTCAGTATTGGCAGAACGTTTTGGTGATCAGGTAACGATGTTCCCAGACAAGCTTGCTTATCCATTGCTTGTAGCAGGTTTCACCACGCTTTGTTATGACGGCCAGAACTACTTTGATTCTGACCACCCGTTAGACACGACACCTGCTTCAACGTTCTCGAACGTGGTTGGTGACCCGTCAACCGATACAGGTTCGCCTTGGTTCTTGATTGATAACTCGCAAACGCTGAAGCCTATCGTGTATCAGAACCGTCGTCCGTTCGTGTTCAAAAACATGAACCCGACAGAAGAGTACACCTGGTTCAACAACAAGTTTGCAGCGGGTACTGATGGGCGTTGTGAAGTTGGCTTCTCTTTCCCTCAATTAGCGATTGGCTCTAAAGCTGCGCTGACGGAAGCGAACTATGAAGCGGCGGTTAAACAACTTGGCGGAATGAAACGTGCCGATGGTGTGCCTCTGGGTGTTCGCCCTACCACACTTGTGGTTGGCTATGCGAACCGTGCGGCAGCGAAGAAATTGATTGAACGAATGCTCATCGAAGGTGGTGATACCAACGTGTATTTCCAAGACGTAGAAGTGATCGTTTCTCCATTCATCGCTTAA
- a CDS encoding phage tail sheath subtilisin-like domain-containing protein, whose product MSLGSIPNDIRVPLVYIEIDNSEANSGTPALAQKVLVLGQQLATGSADALTLNRITTSESQMDDLYGKGSMLSRSLKKFRKTNEYTDVYALGVADLAASAAKGEIAVTATTVKAGVIALLIAGESVQVTVKDTDDADSIATAIIAKVNADTNLPVTAALKTAETNIVELTCKWTGITGDDIDIRYNYYDGEFLPSGVTIAITAMTGGAGTPDMSAVIAAIPNEWYNHIVMPFNDTQSMNDLRDELINRWGPLKMIEGIAYTAFRGTFAETGAFGSARNDFLFTCMGTNSSPNSPWEFAAAYAGRASYSLGIDPARPLQTLVLTSLLPPAKTAQWDMTERNLLLHDGIATYSVTPGNEIAIEREVSMYRENVYGDPDPSYLDITTPATLGYLRYSLRTMVTNRFPRHKLAGDDVLDRLDPGQPVVTPKIMRLAIIELASDDWVPSALMEDFEGFKETLELYRDENDKNRLNCVFKPDIVNQFRIFAALMQFKL is encoded by the coding sequence ATGTCATTAGGCTCTATTCCTAACGATATTCGAGTACCACTCGTTTATATCGAGATCGACAACAGCGAAGCGAATTCAGGCACACCCGCTTTGGCTCAGAAAGTATTAGTCCTTGGCCAACAGCTGGCAACGGGCAGTGCTGACGCACTTACGCTGAATCGCATTACGACAAGTGAAAGCCAAATGGATGACCTTTATGGTAAAGGTTCAATGCTTTCTCGTTCGCTTAAGAAGTTCCGCAAAACCAATGAATATACAGACGTGTATGCATTGGGTGTGGCTGACTTAGCAGCAAGTGCGGCTAAGGGTGAGATTGCCGTTACTGCAACCACGGTTAAAGCAGGTGTGATCGCTTTATTGATTGCTGGCGAAAGCGTGCAGGTAACGGTGAAAGATACGGACGATGCTGATTCTATTGCGACGGCCATCATTGCTAAGGTGAATGCTGATACCAACCTGCCTGTTACTGCTGCTTTGAAAACAGCTGAGACAAATATTGTAGAGCTGACGTGTAAATGGACAGGTATTACGGGCGACGATATCGATATCCGTTACAACTACTACGACGGTGAGTTCTTGCCTAGTGGTGTGACTATTGCGATTACTGCCATGACAGGCGGCGCAGGAACGCCAGACATGAGCGCTGTTATCGCGGCTATTCCGAACGAATGGTACAACCATATCGTGATGCCATTTAACGATACCCAATCAATGAATGACCTACGTGACGAGCTGATTAATCGCTGGGGCCCACTCAAGATGATTGAAGGCATTGCTTATACCGCGTTCCGTGGCACCTTTGCTGAGACGGGTGCGTTTGGCTCTGCGCGTAATGACTTCTTGTTTACGTGTATGGGTACGAACAGTTCGCCAAACTCGCCTTGGGAATTTGCAGCCGCTTATGCTGGCCGTGCATCTTACTCACTGGGTATTGACCCTGCACGCCCTCTTCAAACGTTAGTGCTGACCAGTTTGCTACCACCGGCTAAAACCGCTCAGTGGGATATGACCGAACGCAATCTACTTCTGCACGATGGCATTGCGACCTATTCCGTTACGCCAGGTAATGAAATTGCGATTGAGCGTGAAGTATCAATGTACCGTGAGAACGTGTATGGCGACCCAGACCCAAGTTACCTCGATATCACGACACCAGCGACATTGGGTTACTTACGTTACTCACTTCGAACCATGGTGACTAACCGATTCCCTCGCCATAAGTTGGCCGGTGACGATGTTCTTGATCGCCTTGACCCTGGTCAGCCAGTGGTGACACCAAAGATTATGCGCCTTGCCATCATCGAATTAGCAAGTGATGACTGGGTGCCGAGCGCGTTGATGGAAGACTTCGAAGGTTTCAAAGAGACGTTAGAATTGTATCGGGACGAAAACGATAAGAACCGTTTGAACTGTGTGTTCAAGCCAGACATCGTGAATCAGTTCCGTATCTTCGCCGCATTAATGCAGTTCAAACTTTAA
- a CDS encoding DUF2730 family protein, with the protein MELWIKTYWPIAWAALSTLGMLVLALLSKTYAKREDLEKVGRKVDELQTQIDNLPTQQQVTQLLLEMANTRGEMKELRAQIQPVEHLAQLLLEQRLKDDK; encoded by the coding sequence ATGGAGTTGTGGATCAAAACTTATTGGCCTATCGCATGGGCTGCGTTGAGCACGTTGGGGATGTTAGTCCTTGCCTTGCTTTCTAAAACGTACGCCAAGCGAGAAGACCTAGAAAAGGTAGGACGTAAAGTGGACGAACTACAAACGCAGATTGACAATCTACCCACTCAGCAACAAGTCACGCAGCTATTGCTTGAAATGGCAAATACACGCGGTGAGATGAAAGAGCTACGGGCACAAATACAACCTGTAGAACACCTCGCTCAACTGCTATTAGAACAACGTTTAAAAGATGATAAATAG
- a CDS encoding DUF1320 domain-containing protein codes for MATYATKQDLLDRDEQMLWNFAVDRTTGELNDVWINQALDQADEEINSFLGRRYVLPLPTVPGMLNKVAITIAFYWLADRDQQATNLLEERYKMQLETLREIANGKRELGLPTIEAPSESSVGKVELIQENERQFTRKSLRGVL; via the coding sequence ATGGCAACTTACGCAACCAAGCAAGACCTACTTGATCGTGATGAGCAAATGCTGTGGAACTTTGCGGTAGACCGCACCACTGGCGAACTCAACGATGTTTGGATTAACCAGGCATTAGACCAAGCCGATGAAGAGATTAACTCTTTCTTAGGTCGTCGTTATGTTCTGCCACTGCCGACTGTGCCAGGTATGTTGAATAAGGTTGCCATCACTATTGCGTTCTACTGGTTAGCCGACCGTGACCAACAGGCCACTAACTTACTAGAAGAGCGCTACAAGATGCAGCTTGAAACCCTGCGTGAGATAGCCAATGGCAAGCGCGAACTTGGTTTGCCAACCATCGAAGCCCCAAGCGAAAGCAGCGTGGGCAAGGTTGAGCTGATTCAAGAGAACGAGCGTCAGTTCACTCGCAAAAGCTTGAGAGGCGTCTTGTAA
- a CDS encoding phage minor head protein produces the protein MSKALASENIVPVESLEWFKSKGIEPGFDYRDVWKQEHNNAFTVAKMLNADLLVDVKAIVEEAIEQGQTFKQFQDILKPLLVKSGWWGIQEMVDPLSGDSKPVQLGSEGRVKTIYKTNMRTARSAGQWERIERTKRAMPYLLYQLGPSMEHRVDHVKWKDTLLPVGDPWWDNHMPPNGWGCKCWIRQVSKFEAEKLIADDKVSTDSPEGGTKQWLNKRTGEVEVLPEGIEPGWNYNPGKSRQEAMQEDLLQKEARMRETLSNGS, from the coding sequence ATGTCTAAAGCCCTGGCGTCTGAAAACATAGTCCCTGTTGAATCGCTCGAATGGTTCAAGAGTAAAGGGATAGAACCTGGCTTTGACTATCGCGACGTATGGAAGCAAGAGCACAACAACGCATTCACTGTAGCAAAGATGCTGAATGCCGATCTTCTTGTGGATGTGAAAGCCATTGTTGAAGAGGCCATCGAGCAAGGCCAAACGTTCAAGCAGTTTCAAGATATTCTAAAGCCACTCTTGGTTAAGTCTGGTTGGTGGGGCATTCAAGAAATGGTTGACCCACTGAGCGGAGATTCAAAGCCCGTTCAATTAGGCAGTGAAGGCCGAGTAAAGACCATTTACAAAACCAACATGAGAACAGCACGTTCAGCTGGGCAATGGGAACGCATCGAGCGAACCAAACGCGCCATGCCTTATTTGCTTTATCAGCTTGGGCCATCCATGGAGCATCGAGTTGATCACGTTAAATGGAAAGATACGCTGCTTCCTGTTGGTGACCCATGGTGGGATAACCACATGCCACCGAATGGTTGGGGCTGCAAATGTTGGATACGCCAGGTCTCTAAGTTTGAAGCTGAGAAACTGATTGCTGATGATAAAGTATCGACCGACTCGCCAGAAGGTGGCACTAAGCAGTGGTTAAACAAGCGAACGGGTGAAGTGGAAGTGTTACCAGAAGGCATTGAACCAGGATGGAATTACAACCCTGGTAAATCACGCCAAGAAGCGATGCAAGAAGACCTATTACAAAAAGAAGCAAGAATGCGTGAGACGCTCTCTAATGGCTCTTAG
- a CDS encoding terminase family protein, translating to MENETTSQSRSAILSGEFDKNDVLLPYQKRWIADDSQLKIAEKSRRTGVTWAEAADSALSAAASASAGGEDVFYVGSTKDMAREFIDAVSMWAKAYSCACDDVSEEVFENEDKDILTYVINFASGFKVKALSSNPSNLRGMQGTVIIDEAAFHERLAEVLKAALALTMWGSKVRLISTHNGIENLFNTLIQDSRAGKKRYSIHTITLDNACEQGLYKRICQVKKTPWTQELEDEWKANLLRDTATEEDALEEYQCVPKNGGGAYISRGLRERAARLDGPVLSFTGSKAFNEAKEHIREAEMKEWLDEHVQPELDKLDPKLRHCLGEDFARSGDLTVYAPMAVQNDVKRTVPFLLELGNVPFKQQEQALYFICDQLPRRDGIYLDARGNGQYLAEQARYKYGEEVVEVMLSVGYYRENMPSFKAAFEDDEILLPKHEDVITDLGQIQIKAGVPSIDSTRTKGENGNKRHGDSAIAIWFAYLASKADLTRYGLHTIKASADENQRRFHGTAEENNRFDDMPNQDLRGKGIRL from the coding sequence ATGGAAAATGAAACCACATCACAAAGTCGCAGTGCGATCTTGTCTGGCGAGTTTGATAAGAATGATGTATTGCTGCCTTATCAAAAGCGTTGGATAGCGGATGACTCGCAATTAAAGATTGCAGAGAAAAGCCGACGAACAGGCGTTACATGGGCAGAAGCGGCAGACTCAGCATTGAGTGCTGCCGCCTCTGCTAGTGCAGGCGGTGAAGATGTCTTCTATGTTGGTTCAACCAAAGACATGGCGCGAGAGTTCATTGATGCTGTCTCGATGTGGGCCAAAGCTTACAGCTGCGCATGTGATGATGTCAGTGAAGAAGTCTTCGAGAATGAAGACAAAGACATTCTGACTTACGTGATCAACTTTGCGTCTGGTTTCAAAGTCAAAGCCTTATCAAGTAACCCTTCTAACCTGCGTGGTATGCAAGGCACGGTTATCATCGATGAAGCGGCCTTTCATGAACGCTTAGCCGAAGTGCTAAAAGCGGCCCTCGCATTAACCATGTGGGGTTCAAAGGTTCGCTTAATCAGTACCCATAACGGCATCGAGAATTTATTCAACACCCTAATTCAAGACAGTCGTGCAGGTAAAAAGCGTTACTCGATCCACACCATCACCTTAGATAACGCTTGCGAACAAGGGCTATATAAGCGGATATGCCAGGTTAAGAAGACACCGTGGACGCAAGAACTCGAAGATGAATGGAAAGCGAACCTGCTTCGTGACACGGCCACCGAAGAAGATGCACTCGAAGAGTACCAATGTGTTCCGAAGAATGGCGGTGGTGCTTACATTAGCCGTGGCTTGCGTGAACGTGCTGCGCGGTTAGATGGCCCTGTATTAAGCTTCACTGGCTCTAAAGCGTTTAACGAAGCGAAAGAGCACATACGCGAAGCTGAGATGAAAGAGTGGTTGGACGAACACGTTCAACCAGAGCTCGATAAACTCGATCCTAAACTGCGCCATTGCTTGGGTGAGGATTTTGCACGCTCTGGTGACTTAACCGTTTATGCACCCATGGCCGTTCAAAATGATGTGAAGCGCACCGTTCCTTTCTTGTTAGAACTTGGCAATGTGCCATTCAAGCAGCAAGAGCAAGCGCTTTACTTTATCTGTGATCAACTCCCAAGGCGTGATGGTATTTATCTTGATGCGCGTGGTAATGGCCAGTACCTAGCCGAACAAGCCCGATACAAGTACGGCGAAGAAGTGGTTGAGGTAATGCTCTCTGTGGGTTACTACCGCGAGAACATGCCTTCATTTAAAGCTGCGTTTGAAGATGATGAAATACTGCTTCCAAAGCATGAGGACGTGATTACTGATTTGGGACAAATCCAAATTAAAGCTGGCGTTCCTAGTATTGATTCAACACGAACCAAAGGCGAGAACGGAAACAAACGACACGGCGATAGTGCCATTGCTATTTGGTTTGCTTACTTAGCTTCTAAGGCGGATTTAACGCGTTACGGCTTGCACACCATCAAGGCCAGTGCCGATGAAAACCAACGCCGCTTTCATGGCACCGCCGAAGAAAATAACCGATTTGATGATATGCCGAACCAAGACTTACGCGGCAAAGGAATTAGACTATGA
- a CDS encoding DUF935 domain-containing protein has protein sequence MTQIVDVNGQPLKADKTLLSEDIAKAYTTSVRNPRPASVASTLNPLRLAGLLRSVVDGNNPQDYMTLAEEMEERDLHYAAQLRTRKLAVAAIEPTVEPASDEQVDLDMADRVRDIMAEDQIPELFFDLLDGLGKGLAVVQVLWDTKQTPWKPQDYKWVDPRYLRADQDTLEDILLISDSAPSGEPLEPYKFMVHTPRSKSGIVWRNGLARLVAVMYMLKSFTVRDWWAFAEVFGIPVRVGKYGPNASTEDISTLVNAIGRIASDAGAVIPESMKLELIETAKGNGGETLFENMARWCDEQTSKAVLGQTMTADNGSSQSQANVHNEVRMDIAKWDARQLEACVNEYMVKPYVILNWGVQERYPKVRIRVPEPEDLKMLVDSLKPMIESGMRVSASEVREKFGLREPTDNEDVLMPASAVLAQNLPATNRDKSKVAINRIRKTAEAEMNNLTDEAMSDWEEVAEDFMNPIIELANASDSYETFLEKLPELQETLGADVFVEQMAQYMFQMRGYGDAKDV, from the coding sequence ATGACCCAAATTGTTGATGTAAACGGCCAGCCATTAAAAGCCGATAAGACGCTACTGTCTGAAGACATTGCCAAAGCGTACACCACCAGTGTGCGAAACCCTCGACCTGCCAGTGTCGCCTCTACTTTAAACCCGCTTCGATTAGCGGGATTACTTCGCAGTGTGGTAGATGGAAACAACCCACAAGATTACATGACGCTTGCCGAAGAAATGGAAGAGCGCGATTTGCACTACGCGGCGCAGCTGCGCACCCGTAAGTTGGCGGTTGCTGCTATTGAGCCTACCGTTGAACCTGCCAGTGATGAGCAAGTTGATCTCGATATGGCTGATCGCGTTCGTGACATCATGGCCGAAGACCAAATACCAGAACTGTTTTTTGATTTGCTTGATGGCCTAGGTAAAGGGTTAGCCGTTGTACAAGTGCTTTGGGATACCAAACAAACACCATGGAAACCACAAGATTATAAATGGGTAGACCCTCGCTATCTTCGTGCCGACCAAGACACGCTTGAAGACATTCTATTGATTAGTGATTCTGCGCCAAGTGGCGAGCCGTTAGAGCCGTATAAGTTTATGGTGCATACGCCTCGATCTAAATCTGGCATTGTTTGGCGTAACGGTTTAGCCCGTTTGGTTGCCGTGATGTACATGCTTAAATCGTTCACGGTTCGTGATTGGTGGGCGTTTGCTGAAGTGTTTGGTATTCCAGTTCGTGTGGGTAAATACGGCCCGAACGCCAGTACCGAAGATATCAGTACTCTTGTGAATGCCATTGGTCGCATTGCCAGTGATGCAGGTGCGGTGATTCCTGAATCCATGAAGCTAGAGCTTATCGAAACGGCCAAAGGCAATGGTGGTGAAACACTGTTTGAAAACATGGCCCGTTGGTGTGATGAGCAAACCAGTAAAGCGGTACTTGGCCAAACCATGACGGCTGATAACGGCAGTTCGCAATCTCAAGCCAATGTTCATAACGAAGTACGTATGGATATTGCTAAGTGGGATGCGCGCCAACTTGAAGCGTGTGTAAATGAGTACATGGTTAAGCCCTATGTGATCCTGAACTGGGGGGTGCAAGAGCGTTACCCTAAAGTTCGCATTCGAGTGCCAGAGCCAGAAGACTTGAAAATGTTGGTCGATAGCTTAAAGCCAATGATTGAAAGTGGGATGCGCGTATCTGCAAGTGAAGTGCGTGAAAAGTTTGGGCTACGTGAACCAACCGACAATGAAGATGTGCTGATGCCAGCAAGCGCGGTACTTGCTCAAAACCTTCCTGCGACCAACCGAGATAAATCAAAGGTAGCGATTAACCGCATAAGAAAAACGGCTGAAGCGGAAATGAACAACTTAACCGATGAGGCCATGAGCGACTGGGAAGAAGTAGCGGAAGACTTCATGAACCCGATCATCGAACTGGCCAATGCGTCAGACAGTTATGAAACGTTCTTAGAAAAGCTGCCAGAGCTTCAAGAGACATTAGGCGCTGACGTGTTTGTTGAGCAGATGGCGCAATACATGTTCCAGATGCGCGGCTATGGAGACGCTAAAGATGTCTAA
- a CDS encoding DUF2635 domain-containing protein, giving the protein MSLKKNLIPIKPKKAEVPVRKPDGGFVNADGEEVERTGYWVRRINDGDVVLVHQKDWDAAKAALAKEKADAIEQQKKALAKEAKATTSKTEGE; this is encoded by the coding sequence ATGTCGTTAAAAAAGAATCTGATCCCCATTAAACCCAAGAAAGCCGAAGTGCCTGTACGCAAACCTGACGGTGGTTTTGTTAACGCAGATGGTGAAGAAGTCGAACGCACAGGTTACTGGGTTCGAAGAATTAATGATGGCGACGTGGTACTAGTCCATCAAAAAGATTGGGATGCAGCCAAGGCGGCGCTGGCAAAAGAAAAAGCCGATGCCATCGAGCAACAAAAGAAAGCGCTGGCGAAAGAAGCCAAGGCTACAACCTCTAAAACTGAAGGAGAATAA
- a CDS encoding phage protease has product MKKTYLAMCFNLSNSMIDGLGEEQGTNSVWLPMIPAGEVKGRDGRMWMNTEPDAIVAAFDAKLPFDIEHATEIRGPEGKDADAAGWILALENREGEIWAQVEWNYIGRYKITDKLYLYYSPAFNYDQQGVITAMSSAGLTNKPNFYVPALNRQEETDMPLSQLIAAALGLAADATEEQGVTAINSLKSEKDIALNRAATPDLTKFIPIETHTVALNRATTAEAQLKDIDDQKIDGLVQAAIDEGKIAPANKEMFVGMCRAEGGVEQFEAFVKSAPSIATNSQVKKPKVEGGSQLDKDELAMCRKMNLTEEEFLASKNSIASNQELNKDA; this is encoded by the coding sequence ATGAAAAAAACTTACCTGGCAATGTGTTTCAACTTATCGAACAGCATGATTGATGGCCTTGGTGAAGAACAAGGTACTAACAGCGTTTGGTTGCCAATGATTCCTGCGGGTGAAGTAAAAGGCCGTGATGGTCGCATGTGGATGAACACCGAACCTGATGCGATTGTTGCAGCCTTTGATGCAAAACTTCCTTTCGACATTGAACACGCTACCGAGATTCGTGGCCCAGAAGGTAAAGACGCTGATGCAGCGGGTTGGATTCTGGCACTAGAAAACCGCGAAGGTGAGATTTGGGCGCAAGTCGAATGGAACTATATCGGCCGCTATAAAATTACCGACAAGTTATATCTGTATTACTCCCCTGCTTTTAACTATGACCAGCAAGGCGTCATTACTGCGATGAGCAGCGCTGGCTTAACCAACAAACCTAACTTTTATGTACCTGCCCTTAATCGACAAGAGGAAACCGACATGCCGCTTTCACAACTGATTGCAGCCGCGCTTGGCCTAGCCGCAGACGCGACCGAAGAGCAAGGTGTTACCGCAATTAATTCACTTAAGTCTGAGAAAGACATTGCGCTAAACCGTGCCGCTACGCCGGACTTAACTAAGTTCATCCCAATTGAAACACACACCGTTGCACTGAATCGCGCCACCACGGCTGAAGCTCAGTTAAAAGATATTGACGATCAGAAAATCGATGGCTTGGTTCAGGCTGCGATTGATGAAGGCAAGATTGCGCCAGCGAACAAAGAAATGTTTGTTGGTATGTGTCGTGCTGAAGGCGGTGTTGAGCAGTTCGAAGCGTTTGTGAAGAGTGCTCCATCTATTGCGACCAACTCCCAGGTTAAGAAGCCGAAAGTTGAAGGTGGCAGCCAGTTAGATAAAGACGAACTTGCGATGTGTCGCAAGATGAATTTGACCGAAGAAGAGTTCCTAGCATCAAAGAACTCTATCGCGTCTAACCAAGAACTGAATAAGGACGCGTAA
- a CDS encoding N-acetylmuramidase gives MLSESSKNWPFSTKGYTLEFCHAVHFILQAEGGLRADGGYVNDPLDAGGETKFGISKRAFPNVDIKNLTIDKAVRIYHTNYWKAAYCHEWAGPIALFHMDSAVQHGARQAIKLLQEISGTKPDGAIGPATRAAVHGHDVSYLTARYGLRRGRYYARILKNNTSQGRFIEGWYNRLVHLTNAAWELS, from the coding sequence ATGCTTTCTGAATCCTCTAAAAATTGGCCCTTCTCAACAAAAGGCTACACGCTCGAATTTTGTCACGCTGTGCATTTCATCTTGCAGGCAGAAGGCGGATTACGCGCCGATGGCGGTTATGTTAACGATCCTCTCGATGCTGGCGGTGAAACCAAGTTTGGTATTAGCAAACGAGCGTTTCCAAATGTCGATATTAAAAACCTCACGATTGATAAAGCCGTTCGTATTTATCATACCAACTATTGGAAAGCCGCTTATTGCCATGAATGGGCTGGCCCTATTGCATTGTTCCATATGGATAGCGCTGTACAACATGGCGCAAGGCAAGCAATTAAACTTCTCCAAGAAATCAGCGGCACAAAACCCGATGGTGCAATAGGCCCTGCCACTCGCGCGGCGGTTCATGGCCATGATGTGTCATACCTTACCGCTCGATACGGTTTGCGTCGTGGTCGTTACTACGCAAGAATTCTTAAAAATAATACTTCTCAAGGTCGCTTCATTGAAGGTTGGTATAACCGTTTAGTGCATTTGACTAATGCTGCTTGGGAGCTTTCTTAA
- a CDS encoding DUF3486 family protein, whose translation MSIVNRSASNRKSKIDLLPDEIRQTLNAFIRSGNMTQKDIRLAVNEMIDDAGLPEDVKISRTGFNRYAKRMEEMGQRLKQSREVAEVWTTKLGEAPTSDVGKLLQEFVRTMAFETSMSMMENAAEEGEVIPPKALAQLALVIQRIEQASMVSHKVEKEIRAAFAAEVADATEAIVKQAGVTAETIQDIKKGILGIA comes from the coding sequence ATGTCCATTGTTAACCGTTCAGCCAGTAATCGAAAATCAAAGATAGATTTGCTGCCTGATGAAATTCGTCAAACTCTGAATGCGTTTATTCGCAGTGGGAACATGACACAGAAAGACATTCGCTTGGCTGTGAATGAAATGATTGATGATGCGGGACTTCCAGAAGATGTGAAAATCAGTCGTACTGGATTTAACCGATACGCCAAGCGCATGGAAGAAATGGGCCAGCGTTTGAAGCAGTCTCGCGAAGTGGCGGAAGTGTGGACAACCAAACTGGGTGAAGCGCCCACCTCTGATGTGGGTAAGCTGCTGCAAGAGTTTGTGCGTACCATGGCTTTTGAAACGTCTATGTCCATGATGGAAAACGCAGCTGAAGAGGGTGAAGTGATTCCACCCAAAGCACTCGCTCAACTCGCTTTGGTTATTCAACGTATCGAGCAAGCCTCAATGGTGAGCCATAAGGTTGAAAAAGAAATACGCGCTGCATTTGCGGCAGAAGTGGCCGATGCAACTGAAGCCATTGTGAAGCAAGCTGGCGTGACCGCTGAAACCATTCAAGACATTAAGAAAGGCATATTGGGGATTGCATAA
- a CDS encoding phage virion morphogenesis protein codes for MSIGVQVTGTQELERYQQLLETLSDPKHKMELLDSLGSVVENQTTRRIADEKTSPDGQRWDDWSSSYAKTRHGNQSLLVGEGDLRDSITFQVERNQVRVGSPLAYASVHQDGFSGPVQVSAHTRLITQAFGKAIPQRTQFISSFTRMMNIPQREFLGLSTDNQADVYTVIGNFWKELMNV; via the coding sequence ATGTCGATTGGTGTTCAAGTAACGGGAACGCAAGAGCTTGAGCGCTATCAACAGCTGCTTGAAACCCTAAGCGACCCAAAGCACAAAATGGAACTTTTGGATAGTTTAGGGAGTGTTGTAGAAAACCAAACCACGAGAAGAATTGCCGATGAGAAAACTTCACCTGATGGTCAACGTTGGGATGATTGGTCTAGCAGTTATGCGAAGACTCGACATGGAAATCAATCCCTATTGGTTGGTGAAGGAGACTTGCGAGACTCCATTACTTTCCAAGTGGAGCGAAACCAAGTTCGAGTTGGATCGCCATTGGCTTACGCTAGCGTTCATCAAGATGGCTTTTCTGGTCCGGTTCAAGTGTCTGCTCATACGCGCCTTATCACACAAGCCTTTGGTAAAGCGATTCCTCAGAGAACTCAATTCATCTCGTCTTTCACTCGTATGATGAACATACCGCAGCGAGAATTTTTAGGGTTAAGTACCGACAACCAAGCGGATGTGTATACGGTTATCGGTAACTTCTGGAAGGAGTTAATGAATGTCTAG
- a CDS encoding TraR/DksA family transcriptional regulator: protein MTDQFDKAQELEQTFREKAIAHQRTRCIEQPDEDEHGNRYCLSCGDTIPTKRLEAMPNAVRCVSCQSHKEPH from the coding sequence ATGACCGACCAGTTCGATAAGGCTCAAGAGCTTGAGCAAACCTTCAGAGAAAAAGCCATTGCTCATCAACGTACACGCTGCATAGAACAGCCCGACGAAGATGAACACGGTAATCGCTATTGCTTAAGTTGTGGTGATACCATCCCAACTAAGCGATTAGAAGCGATGCCAAATGCGGTGCGCTGCGTCAGTTGTCAATCACATAAGGAGCCACATTAA